A single window of Hemibagrus wyckioides isolate EC202008001 linkage group LG28, SWU_Hwy_1.0, whole genome shotgun sequence DNA harbors:
- the LOC131348633 gene encoding myosin heavy chain, fast skeletal muscle-like — translation MSTDAEMAAYGKAAIYLRKPEKERIEAQSKPFDAKSACYVADDKELYLKGTIKSRDGGKVTVELLESKESRTVKEDDVYPMNPPKFDKIEDMAMMTHLNEASVLYNLKERYAAWMIYTYSGLFCATVNPYKWLPVYDAEVVAAYRGKKRMEAPPHIFSVSDNAYQFMLTDRENQSVLITGESGAGKTVNTKRVIQYFATVAMQSDKKKEASAGKMQGSLEDQIIAANPLLEAYGNAKTVRNDNSSRFGKFIRIHFGTSGKLASADIETYLLEKSRVSFQLSDERGYHIFYQMMTNEKPELIEMTLITTNPYDFPMCSQGQITVASINDKEELIATDTAIDILGFSAEEKMCIYKFTGAVLHHGNMKFKQKQREEQAEPDGTEEADKVAYLLGLNSADMLKALCYPRVKVGNEFVTKGQTVPQVYNAVNALAKSIYERMFLWMVIRINQMLDTKQARQFFIGVLDIAGFEIFDFNSMEQLCINFTNEKLQQFFNHHMFVLEQEEYKKEGIVWEFIDFGMDLAACIELIEKPMGIFSILEEECMFPKATDTSFKNKLYDQHLGKCNAFQKPRPAKGKAEAHFSLVHYAGTVDYNIAGWLEKNKDPLNESVVQLYQKSAVKLLSTLYPPVVEETGGKKGGKKKGGSMQTVSSQFRENLGKLMTNLRSTHPHFVRCLIPNESKTPGLMENFLVIHQLRCNGVLEGIRICRKGFPSRILYGDFKQRYKVLNASVIPEGQFIDNKKACEKLLGSIDIDHDQYRFGHTKVFFKAGLLGVLEEMRDEKLASLVTMTQALCRGFLMRREFVKMMERRSAIDTIQYNIRSFMNVKHWPWMKVYYKIKPLLKSAETEKELATMKEDFTKCKEDLAKAEAKKKELEEKMVALLQEKNDLQLQVASESENLSDAEERCEGLIKSKIQLEAKLKETTERLEDEEEINAELTAKKRKLEDECSELKKDIDDLELTLAKVEKEKHATENKVKNLTEEMTTQDESIAKLTKEKKALQEAHQQTLDDLQAEEDKVNTLTKSKTKLEQQVDDLEGSLEQEKKLRMDLERAKRKLEGDLKLSQESIMDLENDKQQSEEKLKKKDFEISQFLSKIEDEQSLGAQHQKKIKELQARIEELEEEIEAERAARAKVEKQRSDLSRELEEISERLEEAGGATAAQIEMNKKREAEFQKLRRDLEEATLQHEATAAALRKKQADSVAELGEQIDNLQRVKQKLEKEKSEYKMEIDDLSSNMEAVAKAKANLEKMCRTLEDQLSELKTKNDENSRQVNDISVQKARLQTENGEFSRQLEEKEALISQLTRGKQAFTQQIEELKRQMEEEVKAKNALAHGLQSARHDCDLLREQFEEEQEAKAELQRGMSKANSEVAQWRNKYETDAIQRTEELEEAKKKLAQRLQEAEEQIEAVNSKCASLEKTKQRLQGEVEDLMIDVERANALAANLDKKQRNFDKVLAEWKQKYEEGQAELEGAQKEARALSTELFKMKNSYEEALDQLETLKRENKNLQQEISDLTEQIGETGKSIHELEKAKKAVETEKAEIQTALEEAEGTLEHEESKILRVQLELNQVKSEIDRKLAEKDEEIEQIKRNSQRVTESMQSTLDSEVRSRNDALRIKKKMEGDLNEMEIQLSHANRQAAEAQKQLRNVQGQLKDAQLHLDDALRGQEDMKEQVAMVERRNTLMLAEIEELRAALEQTERGRKVAEQELIDASERVGLLHSQNTSLLNTKKKLETDLVQIQSEVEDTVQEARNAEEKAKKAITDAAMMAEELKKEQDTSAHLERMKKNLEVTVKDLQHRLDEAENLAMKGGKKQLQKLESRVRELENEVDAEQRRGVEAVKGVRKYERRVKELTYQTEEDKKNITRLQDLVDKLQLKVKAYKRQSEEAEEQANSHLSKLRKVQHDLEEAEERADIAESQVNKLRAKSRDAGKGKESAE, via the exons ATGAGCACAGACGCTGAGATGGCCGCATATGGCAAAGCTGCCATATACCTCCGTAAGCCTGAGAAGGAGAGAATTGAGGCTCAAAGCAAGCCCTTTGATGCAAAGTCGGCCTGCTATGTAGCTGATGACAAAGAGCTGTACCTTAAGGGTACAATCAAGAGCAGAGACGGTGGCAAAGTCACTGTTGAACTGCTTGAGAGCAAGGAG TCAAGAACAGTTAAGGAGGATGATGTCTACCCCATGAATCCTCCTAAGTTCGATAAGATTGAGGACATGGCCATGATGACCCACCTCAATGAAGCCTCTGTGCTGTATAACCTCAAAGAGCGTTACGCAGCATGGATGATCTAC ACCTACTCTGGACTTTTCTGTGCTACTGTGAACCCCTACAAGTGGCTCCCAGTGTATGATGCCGAAGTGGTGGCTGCCTACAGAGGCAAAAAGCGCATGGAAGCCCCACCTCACATCTTCTCTGTGTCTGACAATGCCTATCAGTTTATGCTCACTG ATAGGGAGAACCAGTCTGTCCTGATTAC TGGAGAATCTGGTGCTGGAAAGACTGTGAACACAAAACGTGTCATCCAGTACTTTGCTACAGTTGCTATGCAGAGTGACAAGAAAAAGGAAGCTTCTGCCGGCAAAATGCAG GGATCTCTTGAAGACCAGATCATTGCAGCCAATCCTCTGCTTGAGGCCTATGGTAATGCTAAGACCGTGAGAAATGACAACTCTTCTCGTTTC GGTAAATTTATCAGAATTCATTTTGGCACATCCGGCAAACTGGCTAGTGCTGACATTGAGACAT ATCTGCTGGAGAAATCTAGAGTTTCATTCCAGCTTTCTGATGAGAGAGGATACCACATCTTTTACCAGATGATGACCAATGAAAAGCCTGAGCTGATTG AAATGACACTCATCACTACCAACCCCTATGACTTCCCCATGTGCAGTCAGGGTCAGATCACAGTGGCAAGCATTAATGATAAGGAGGAACTGATTGCCACAGAT ACTGCTATTGACATCCTGGGCTTCAGTGCTGAAGAGAAAATGTGCATCTACAAATTCACTGGAGCTGTTCTTCATCATGGTAACATGAAGTTCAAGCAGAAGCAGCGTGAGGAGCAGGCTGAGCCTGATGGCACAGAGG AGGCTGACAAAGTCGCCTACCTTCTGGGTTTGAACTCAGCTGATATGCTGAAGGCCTTGTGCTACCCCAGAGTGAAGGTCGGAAATGAATTTGTGACAAAGGGACAGACTGTGCCACAG GTATATAATGCTGTAAACGCATTGGCCAAATCCATCTATGAAAGGATGTTCTTGTGGATGGTCATACGTATCAACCAGATGTTGGACACCAAACAAGCCAGACAGTTCTTCATCGGTGTGCTGGACATTGCTGGATTTGAAATCTTTGAT TTCAACAGCATGGAGCAGCTGTGCATTAACTTCACCAATGAGAAACTGCAACAGTTCTTCAACCACCACATGTTTGTCCTGGAGCAAGAGGAGTACAAGAAAGAAGGCATTGTTTGGGAATTCATTGACTTCGGCATGGACTTGGCTGCTTGCATTGAACTTATTGAGAAG CCCATGGGTATCTTCTCCATCCTGGAAGAAGAGTGCATGTTCCCCAAGGCTACAGACACCAGCTTCAAGAACAAGCTGTATGATCAGCATCTTGGCAAGTGCAACGCTTTCCAGAAACCCAGACCTGCCAAAGGCAAAGCTGAGGCCCACTTCTCCCTGGTTCACTATGCTGGTACTGTGGACTACAACATCGCTGGCTGGCTGGAAAAGAATAAGGACCCACTGAACGAATCTGTTGTGCAGCTGTACCAGAAGTCTGCTGTCAAACTGCTTTCTACCCTCTACCCACCTGTTGTTGAGG AGACTGGTGGAAAGAAGGGAGGCAAGAAGAAGGGTGGTTCCATGCAGACTGTGTCCTCTCAGTTCAGG GAGAACTTGGGCAAGCTGATGACCAACTTGAGGAGCACCCATCCTCACTTTGTGCGTTGtctgattccaaatgaatctaAGACTCCAG GTCTCATGGAGAACTTTCTGGTTATCCACCAGCTGAGATGTAACGGTGTGCTGGAGGGTATCAGAATCTGCAGAAAGGGATTCCCCAGCAGAATCCTCTATGGTGACTTCAAGCAAAG ATACAAAGTGCTGAATGCCAGTGTTATTCCTGAAGGCCAGTTTATCGACAACAAGAAGGCTTGTGAGAAGCTTCTGGGATCCATCGACATTGACCACGACCAGTATAGATTTGGACACACTAAG GTGTTCTTCAAAGCTGGTCTGTTGGGTGTTCTTGAAGAGATGAGAGATGAAAAACTGGCTTCTCTGGTCACAATGACTCAGGCTCTTTGCCGTGGTTTCCTCATGAGAAGAGAGTTTGTAAAGATGATGGAGAGGAG GTCGGCCATTGACACCATCCAGTACAACATCCGCTCATTTATGAATGTCAAACATTGGCCATGGATGAAGGTGTACTACAAGATCAAGCCCCTGCTGAAGAGTGCTGAAACTGAGAAGGAGCTGGCAACCATGAAAGAGGACTTCACAAAATGCAAGGAAGATCTTGCTAAGGCTGAGGCCAAAAAGAAGGAGCTTGAAGAAAAGATGGTGGCACTGCTTCAAGAGAAGAATGACCTGCAGCTTCAAGTTGCATCT GAATCTGAGAATCTCTCAGATGCTGAGGAGAGATGTGAGGGTCTGATTAAGAGCAAAATCCAGCTTGAAGCTAAACTCAAAGAGACAACTGAGAGATtggaagatgaggaggagatcaATGCTGAGTTGACTGCCAAgaagaggaaactggaggacGAGTGCTCCGAGCTGAAGAAGGACATTGATGACTTGGAGCTCACCTTGGCTAAAGTGGAAAAGGAGAAACATGCCACCGAAAACAAG GTTAAGAACCTCACAGAGGAGATGACAACTCAAGATGAGAGCATTGCCAAACTCACAAAAGAGAAGAAAGCCCTCCAAGAGGCACATCAGCAGACCCTTGATGATCTTCAGGCAGAGGAGGACAAAGTCAACACTCTGACAAAATCTAAGACTAAGCTTGAACAGCAAGTGGATGAT CTGGAAGGTTCTCTTGAGCAAGAGAAGAAACTCCGCATGGACCTAGAGAGAGCCAAGAGAAAGCTTGAGGGTGACTTGAAACTGTCTCAGGAATCCATCATGGACCTGGAGAATGACAAACAGCAGTCTGAGGAGAAGCTGAAAAA GAAAGACTTTGAAATAAGCCAGTTCCTTAGCAAGATCGAGGATGAACAATCTCTTGGTGCTCAGCATCAGAAGAAGATCAAGGAGCTTCAG GCCCGTATTGAGGAGCTGGAAGAAGAGATCGAGGCTGAGCGTGCCGCTCGTGCCAAGGTTGAGAAGCAGAGATCTGATCTCTCCAGAGAACTTGAAGAGATCAGTGAGAGACTTGAGGAGGCTGGTGGAGCAACTGCAGCTCAGATTGAGATGAACAAGAAGCGAGAGGCTGAGTTCCAGAAGCTGCGTCGTGATCTTGAAGAAGCCACATTGCAGCATGAAGCAACTGCTGCTGCCCTCCGCAAAAAGCAGGCTGACAGCGTGGCAGAGCTGGGAGAACAAATCGACAACCTGCAGAGAGTGAAGCAGAAACTTGAGAAGGAGAAGAGTGAATACAAAATGGAGATTGATGATCTTTCCAGCAATATGGAAGCTGTTGCTAAAGCTAag GCAAATCTTGAAAAGATGTGCCGTACCCTTGAGGACCAACTGAGCGAGCTCAAGACCAAGAATGATGAGAATTCACGCCAAGTTAATGACATCAGTGTTCAAAAAGCAAGACTACAAACTGAAAATG GTGAGTTTTCACGTCAACTGGAAGAGAAGGAAGCTTTGATTTCTCAGCTGACCAGAGGCAAGCAGGCATTCACTCAGCAAATTGAGGAGCTCaagagacagatggaggaggaggttAAG GCAAAGAATGCCCTGGCCCATGGTTTGCAGTCTGCCCGTCATGACTGTGATCTCCTCAGGGAGCAGTttgaggaggagcaggaggcaAAGGCTGAATTGCAACGTGGCATGTCTAAGGCTAACAGCGAAGTGGCTCAGTggagaaataaatatgaaactGATGCTATCCAGCGCACTGAGGAACTTGAGGAAGCCAA GAAGAAGTTGGCACAGCGTCTGCAGGAGGCTGAGGAACAAATTGAGGCTGTGAACTCTAAGTGTGCCTCTCTGGAAAAGACCAAGCAGAGACTGCAGGGCGAGGTGGAGGATCTTATGATTGATGTGGAAAGAGCCAATGCCTTGGCTGCCAACCTTGACAAGAAGCAGAGGAACTTTGATAAG GTCCTTGCAGAATGGAAGCAGAAGTATGAGGAGGGTCAGGCTGAGCTGGAAGGAGCCCAGAAGGAGGCTCGTGCTCTGAGTACAGAGTTGTTCAAGATGAAGAACTCCTATGAGGAAGCTCTTGATCAACTTGAAACACTCAAGAGGGAGAACAAGAATCTGCAGC AGGAGATCTCAGACCTGACTGAACAAATTGGTGAGACTGGAAAGAGCATCCATGAGCTTGAGAAGGCTAAGAAGGCAGTAGAGACTGAGAAGGCTGAGATCCAGACTGCTCTGGAGGAGGCTGAG GGCACACTGGAGCATGAAGAGTCAAAGATTCTCCGTGTTCAGCTTGAGCTTAACCAGGTTAAGAGTGAGATTGACAGGAAGCTTGCTGAGAAGGATGAGGAGATCGAGCAAATAAAGAGGAACAGCCAGCGCGTGACTGAGTCAATGCAGAGTACTCTGGATTCTGAGGTCAGGAGCAGGAATGATGCTCTGAGAATTAAGAAGAAGATGGAGGGAGATCTCAATGAGATGGAAATTCAGCTCAGCCATGCCAATCGCCAAGCTGCTGAGGCACAGAAACAGTTGAGGAATGTCCAGGGACAACTCAAG GATGCCCAACTGCACCTTGATGATGCTTTGAGAGGACAAGAAGATATGAAGGAGCAAGTGGCCATGGTGGAGCGCAGAAACACTCTGATGTTGGCTGAGATTGAGGAGCTCAGAGCTGCCCttgagcagacagagagaggccgCAAAGTGGCTGAACAGGAGCTGATCGATGCTAGTGAGCGTGTTGGATTGCTGCACTCTCAG AACACAAGTCTGCTGAACACTAAGAAGAAGCTGGAGACTGACCTTGTTCAAATCCAGAGCGAGGTTGAGGACACTGTGCAGGAAGCAAGAAATGCAGAGGAGAAGGCCAAGAAAGCTATCACTGAT GCTGCAATGATGGCTGAGGAGTTGAAGAAGGAGCAGGACACTAGTGCTCATCTGGAGAGGATGAAGAAAAACCTGGAGGTCACAGTCAAGGACCTCCAGCACCGCCTGGATGAGGCTGAGAATCTGGCCATGAAGGGAGGAAAGAAACAACTTCAGAAACTGGAGTCTAGG GTACGTGAGCTGGAGAATGAAGTTGATGCTGAACAGAGACGTGGAGTTGAGGCTGTTAAGGGTGTCCGCAAATATGAGAGGAGAGTGAAGGAGCTCACTTACCAA ACTGAGGAGGACAAGAAGAACATTACCAGGTTGCAAGATCTGGTTGACAAGCTGCAGCTGAAGGTCAAGGCCTACAAGAGACAGTCTGAGGAGGCG GAGGAACAGGCTAATTCCCACCTGTCCAAGCTTAGGAAAGTGCAGCATGATCTGGAGGAGGCTGAAGAGCGTGCTGACATTGCTGAGTCTCAAGTCAACAAGCTCAGGGCCAAGAGTCGTGATGCTGGAAAG ggcAAAGAATCAGCAGAGTAA